Below is a genomic region from Ancylomarina subtilis.
ACTGAGCAGCTCCCACGGATTAATGTAAATAATTTTTCCAAAGCAGCAATAACCCGTTCGCGAACAGCTTAAGGGCAATATATCTTGAAGATTCAGTGTGTGTGTTTGCATTATTATGGCTTCATTCTTGATATGACAGGTGATACATCCAACAACTCAGCTCATTATCGATTGCCAAATTGTTCAAACATGATTTGAAAGCACAAAGCTATCAAATTCCATAAAATGACATTTATTGTTTCTCACGAAATTCGCACAAATTGGCTGAATGGACTAAAATCTTTACAAGCATTCGCCCCCTATGTGATTTGGGCCAATCGTGTATGCATCCGATGGGTTTTATCCTTTGAATTTATCGGTCTTCCAATTTCGAGGCTTATTGATAATATAGGCCCTGATACGTTGATATTCCTCATCATTGCAGATGATGTGGTCATGATAATCGGATTGCCGGTTTTTTATGCCCGATGAACGACAGAGACTATTGATCTGTTTTGATTTTGCCATATAAAACAAAATAGTCGCCAATTAGGTGGCACTACCCCCGCTACCGCACGATTGTATCGTGTGGGTTTATTTCCAAACAAAAGGAAGGCAATAAAACTGAAACGAAGTGGAGCTAATCGCGCAGCAGCCGGGGCGGTTCCCGCCACACGAACGCTTAGTTGTTAGTGACAGTTTTTATTTTTCAGTTTCTTTCTTTTTTTCTTAAATGTTAGAAATGTACTAATAATAAATACTGTCAGGTAAAGAAAACCTAATACTTGCTTTCTAAATACAAAATTTTCAAAATCAAATTCTCTAATCAATGCCAAACCTAATGTGAATGCCATTAGGGCAAAAATGACATTGAAACCTATTTTATCTTTCATATTTTAATGTTTTGTTAGTGTGTCTATTGTTAATCCAACTACCCCCGCTACCGCACGATTCTATCGTGTGGATTTATTTCTAAACAAAAGCAAGACGATAGAACCGAAACGAAGTGGAGCTAATCGCACAGCAGCCGGGGCTTCTTTCCTGTCAACCGACCGAAGGGAGTCTCACGCAACGTAGCAAGTAAACTGCAACTCAGTTCAAGAGGGAACGCGATAAAATCGCGCACCAGCTGGGAAACAACGTGGAGCTAATCGCGCAGCAGCCGGGGTTACTAACCTTGATATTTACCACATTGCCTGCCATTACTTATACAAAATGTTAGGGGCTGGGCTTTTTTTCAAGCACAATTATTTCAGGTAAATCTCGATGAAAAAAATATCCCTGATAATCAAGTTTATCGTTATTCAATTTAGTAATCATAAGAATATTAAACATTACTCCATAGTTATCATCGGCAAGAATGCCTAGCATCGTCGCAATATCTTGATGACTAGGAGACAAGCTAAATTTGGGGTGAGAATGCCATTCTCCAATATAATATCCTGTTCTTTTCTTATAGTGTTTTCTTAAAAGTAAGTCTGATTTTTTGACACCTCTAATAAAAGAGGCTATCGAGTATTTGTTGTCTTCATCTGAAACAGAGGCATCAATTATCTCAAAACTATTATCTTCAACTTTTTTGCCAATTAGAATTCCACCCGTTTCAAAATCACCAGATTTTCTTAAAGCTCTTTCTATTTTAGTTTCCACATCAGGAGTAACTTTAAAATTAATCTTCATCATTCTTTAAAATTGAATCATTTGCAAAATTTAAAATCTCCTGTTCTGTCAAACCAAGTTCATTCTCAATTTGCTCGTTGCCAAAACAAACAAAACAGTTTGAATATGATTTAAAGCCTGTTGTGTCAACTTTTATACATTCAAACTCTTCTTTAAAAATCCATTTTTTTTCATTTCCCCATAAAATTATATTTGGTTTAGATTTAAACACCTCTAAATTTTCTGAAAGGAGAATTTCTAGAGCCATTTTTACAGTAAAAAGCGAAATATATTTTGCGTCAATACTTAGTGCCGGAGTAGGAAGTATTTCACCTTCCTCTGTTTCGTTATAATCAATGAACTTAGTTTCTGGAGTGTCATTAAAACCATCTTGTGTTTCTAATATTCTAGATAACTTATTGTTCACACATTCAAAACAAGGTGTTATATCTGGAATTATTCTTATAATCTCTCCACCATATCCTAGTGGATAGACTTTAGAATGCAGTGATGGTATTTTATATAACCAACAAAATTCATTAATTACTTCTTCTATCTCTGCCGTTGCATTTACGATTATATCAGCGCTTTTTATTATTTCACTTACATGACTTGGTATTGTTATAATTTTAGTTTCAATGCAATCAACCTTGATAAATGGATTAATTCTTTGTAATTTATTTTTTAAGGCTTGCGTTTTCTTTAAGCCAACATCTTCAAGACCACATGTATGTCTAATTACATTCTCCACAGTTAGATAATCATCATCAATTAGTGTCAATTCTGAAATACCAGATTTCACAAATTCTTCAGCTATAACACTCCCTGAAGAACCGCAACCAATGATGGCGACTTTCTTTTTGCTAATTAATGTAGTTTTTTTAAAATCGGGAGTCCTTGAGTTGAGTTGGGTTAAATCAGGATTATAACATCCAAAATATTCAACTTTACTGTCTTTGTGATTGATTTTAGCGTATAATTCGGCTTTATTATCAGTAATAAAAACAACATGCTCAGTTTTATCTTTTTCTATTTTTTCTTGTGCCTCTTTAACCGTAAGGATTTGCTGATTATTTAAAAACTCAACGAACTTATTTAAGTCTTCTATAAACACAATTGTGTTTAGATGATTTTGAGATGCTTTAATCCAGGTTCCAACGTTTTTTGAAAAAAATAGATTTATACCCCATATTTTTAAGTACTCACTTTCTATAATTTTTTTTAAATAATCTTCATTTGGTTTTTCTACTGGTAATATAGGACTTACAATTATCCTACTTTCTCCCATTGGACTGAAATAATCAAATTTCCCAATTGTAGAATCTTTAGGCA
It encodes:
- a CDS encoding ThiF family adenylyltransferase — encoded protein: MKWWEDKKHIFAREKIRLNIQWESNDFEFFIRKELLWLSGTIYLPTKIGGSIKFPFELKYPQNYPFSIPYIYPKGREKDWVGNHQFISTAFCLDIRDKTWNSSLSAVDIIKSLEKLLLAAIDMIENKTGKLDVYEEVEPTKLDITKRIIRCIVPFPLPLPKDSTIGKFDYFSPMGESRIIVSPILPVEKPNEDYLKKIIESEYLKIWGINLFFSKNVGTWIKASQNHLNTIVFIEDLNKFVEFLNNQQILTVKEAQEKIEKDKTEHVVFITDNKAELYAKINHKDSKVEYFGCYNPDLTQLNSRTPDFKKTTLISKKKVAIIGCGSSGSVIAEEFVKSGISELTLIDDDYLTVENVIRHTCGLEDVGLKKTQALKNKLQRINPFIKVDCIETKIITIPSHVSEIIKSADIIVNATAEIEEVINEFCWLYKIPSLHSKVYPLGYGGEIIRIIPDITPCFECVNNKLSRILETQDGFNDTPETKFIDYNETEEGEILPTPALSIDAKYISLFTVKMALEILLSENLEVFKSKPNIILWGNEKKWIFKEEFECIKVDTTGFKSYSNCFVCFGNEQIENELGLTEQEILNFANDSILKNDED
- a CDS encoding Mov34/MPN/PAD-1 family protein: MMKINFKVTPDVETKIERALRKSGDFETGGILIGKKVEDNSFEIIDASVSDEDNKYSIASFIRGVKKSDLLLRKHYKKRTGYYIGEWHSHPKFSLSPSHQDIATMLGILADDNYGVMFNILMITKLNNDKLDYQGYFFHRDLPEIIVLEKKPSP